From a single Bacteroidota bacterium genomic region:
- a CDS encoding uroporphyrinogen-III synthase, with amino-acid sequence MSSVLLTRPQLRSSGEDVIHTTLKGAGVIVLEIPMIRFELPRETDDLDAVLVRASHGAYHAIVLSSPTAVYFFNERVRELGLLDAIRITARFGAVGRATSDALELLGFEISLPIPIHAGSHQLAAMLSARDLTGKPILLLQSQIGLEILEHSLRELGAQPERQTLYYTKGPSLGDAARLLHLLEGPSRPDVIAFFSPSAVSYFVTALAEMGAEHIRKLPALATIGETTAKAVEETLRRRPEIVARKANQQSLAEDILDYLAQ; translated from the coding sequence ATGTCGAGCGTCCTATTAACGCGTCCTCAGCTTCGCTCCTCTGGCGAGGATGTCATTCATACGACGCTAAAGGGCGCCGGAGTGATCGTCCTCGAAATCCCGATGATCCGGTTCGAGTTGCCCCGCGAGACCGATGATCTCGATGCGGTGCTCGTGCGTGCATCGCACGGTGCTTATCATGCAATCGTACTATCGAGTCCGACTGCTGTCTATTTCTTCAATGAACGAGTGCGCGAACTTGGATTGCTCGATGCCATTCGCATCACGGCCCGATTTGGCGCCGTGGGGCGAGCAACCTCCGATGCGCTCGAATTGCTCGGCTTCGAAATCTCGCTACCGATTCCAATACATGCAGGTAGCCATCAATTGGCTGCAATGCTATCGGCGCGCGATCTAACCGGTAAGCCGATTTTGCTCCTGCAATCGCAGATTGGACTTGAAATCCTCGAGCACTCGCTCCGCGAACTTGGGGCTCAACCCGAACGTCAAACACTCTACTATACGAAAGGCCCATCACTCGGCGATGCGGCACGATTGCTCCACTTGCTCGAAGGTCCGTCGCGTCCGGACGTCATCGCCTTCTTCTCGCCATCGGCCGTTTCATATTTTGTCACGGCGCTCGCCGAAATGGGGGCCGAACATATCCGCAAGCTACCGGCCCTTGCCACCATCGGAGAGACGACGGCGAAAGCCGTCGAAGAAACCCTTCGCCGCCGACCCGAAATCGTTGCGCGTAAAGCCAATCAGCAAAGCCTGGCGGAGGACATCCTTGACTATCTGGCTCAGTAG
- the bshA gene encoding N-acetyl-alpha-D-glucosaminyl L-malate synthase BshA — protein MNIGITCYPTYGGSGVVATELGKSLASRGHRVHFITYALPMRLTGIGHTESEYIDNIFYHEVEMSTYPLFEFPLYSMALTSKMVEVARFEKLDLIHAHYAIPHATSAVLAKQILRDRDIKIVTTLHGTDITLVGLEPSFEPLMKFSIESSDGVTAVSRYLRDETIGNYGVGKEIEVIPNFIDTEVFRPVDAKNLRRLLAPNGEKLLIHISNFREVKRVKDAIRALKIILESGVKAKFLLVGDGPDRGECQALARDLGIWQQTRFLGKQSELASILSASDVFLIPSGNESFGLSALEAMACGVPVVSSDVGGLPELNIDGETGFVVGMGDVNGIADRTIQMLRDPDLHASLSRGALHRAVTVFSKESIVPMYEAAYERALSGT, from the coding sequence ATGAATATCGGAATCACTTGTTATCCTACCTACGGCGGCTCAGGTGTCGTCGCAACCGAACTGGGGAAATCGCTTGCCAGCCGTGGGCATCGTGTCCACTTTATCACCTACGCACTCCCGATGCGACTCACTGGCATCGGCCATACCGAGTCTGAATACATCGACAACATCTTTTACCATGAGGTCGAGATGTCCACCTATCCGCTTTTTGAGTTTCCGCTCTACTCGATGGCCCTCACGAGTAAGATGGTGGAAGTCGCGCGGTTCGAAAAACTCGACCTCATCCATGCGCACTATGCGATTCCACACGCTACGAGTGCCGTGCTCGCCAAACAGATCCTGCGAGATCGTGACATCAAAATCGTCACCACGCTTCACGGGACGGACATAACGCTGGTCGGTCTCGAACCGAGTTTCGAGCCGCTGATGAAGTTTTCGATCGAATCCTCCGACGGCGTGACAGCCGTTTCGCGCTACTTGCGCGATGAGACAATCGGTAATTATGGGGTCGGCAAGGAGATCGAAGTCATTCCAAACTTCATCGATACCGAAGTATTTCGACCGGTTGACGCCAAAAACCTTCGACGATTGCTTGCTCCGAATGGGGAAAAACTGTTGATCCATATCTCGAACTTTCGCGAAGTCAAACGGGTCAAAGATGCCATCCGCGCGCTCAAAATCATTCTGGAGTCCGGCGTCAAAGCCAAATTTCTGCTTGTCGGCGATGGTCCGGACCGTGGCGAATGTCAAGCACTCGCGCGCGATCTTGGAATCTGGCAGCAGACTCGCTTTCTTGGAAAGCAGAGTGAATTAGCTTCGATCCTCTCCGCAAGCGATGTCTTCCTGATCCCATCCGGCAACGAAAGCTTTGGACTTTCTGCGCTCGAAGCCATGGCCTGTGGAGTCCCGGTCGTCTCCAGCGATGTCGGCGGTTTGCCAGAGCTTAATATTGATGGCGAAACCGGTTTCGTCGTAGGAATGGGTGATGTCAATGGGATTGCCGATCGAACAATTCAAATGCTTCGCGATCCAGACCTTCATGCCAGTCTCTCGCGCGGCGCACTTCACCGTGCTGTTACAGTATTTTCGAAAGAAAGCATCGTCCCGATGTACGAAGCAGCTTATGAACGTGCTCTCTCCGGCACATAA
- the hemC gene encoding hydroxymethylbilane synthase — MIIGSRGSDLALWQANHVRDLLLARYPGLKIDIEIIHTMGDKILDSSLSQIGGKGVFTKEIETALLDRSIDIAVHSLKDLPTAIAEDLTIAAIPERAPVEDAFLAKDPNTRLMDLPDGARIATGSLRRKAQLLSKRPDFQIIDIRGNVPTRIRKMLDSNWDGMILASAGLHRLGLTEHMVHAISVEWVLPAVGQGALGIQCRADDPKTIGLLAALDHAATRYAVTAERALLSEMGGGCQVPIGAFGRVIGDTLELTACVAALTGESVIRGSQSGPVTDAAHIGAELASILLGQGGRQILDEVFRLEARETPVSPHPEA; from the coding sequence TTGATTATCGGCTCTCGAGGCAGCGATTTAGCGCTGTGGCAAGCGAACCATGTTCGTGACCTTCTGCTCGCTCGGTATCCCGGGCTCAAGATCGACATTGAAATCATCCATACGATGGGTGATAAGATCCTGGATTCATCGCTTTCCCAGATTGGCGGTAAAGGAGTCTTTACCAAGGAGATTGAAACCGCGCTGCTCGATCGAAGTATCGACATCGCTGTCCATAGCCTGAAGGATCTGCCGACTGCCATCGCGGAGGATCTCACCATCGCGGCGATTCCAGAACGTGCTCCGGTCGAAGATGCCTTCCTCGCCAAGGACCCGAACACGCGCCTCATGGATTTACCCGATGGAGCGAGAATTGCCACTGGAAGCCTTCGACGCAAAGCGCAACTCCTTTCGAAGCGGCCCGATTTTCAGATCATCGATATTCGCGGCAATGTTCCAACTCGTATTCGCAAGATGCTCGATTCCAATTGGGACGGTATGATCCTTGCGAGTGCCGGACTTCACCGCCTCGGACTCACCGAGCACATGGTCCATGCGATCTCCGTCGAATGGGTCTTACCGGCAGTGGGTCAGGGTGCGCTTGGCATTCAATGTCGCGCAGATGACCCGAAAACGATCGGCCTTCTCGCGGCGCTCGATCACGCTGCGACACGCTACGCCGTTACCGCCGAACGCGCACTACTATCAGAGATGGGCGGAGGGTGTCAGGTGCCGATTGGCGCCTTCGGCAGAGTTATCGGCGACACACTCGAACTGACTGCCTGCGTGGCCGCCCTTACTGGTGAGTCCGTGATCCGTGGCTCGCAATCTGGTCCCGTGACGGATGCCGCGCACATCGGTGCAGAGCTTGCGAGCATATTGCTCGGACAAGGTGGGCGCCAAATCCTGGACGAAGTGTTTCGTCTCGAGGCCAGGGAAACCCCGGTCAGCCCGCACCCCGAAGCGTAG
- a CDS encoding ABC-F family ATP-binding cassette domain-containing protein, with product MPVLTALNLSKDFRNKPLFSAVTFGIDWTDRVGLIGVNGSGKTTLIRVLAGEMPSDTGEVIVAEGAQIGYLPQEPKFDSKLSVLDALFSKSSAAMQLIHDYEAACAALAHDHANEKLLTQMTELSHQIDAAGAWELETNAKTILAQLGIHDTEQIVGTLSGGQRKRVALAHALIIRPDLLILDEPTNHLDAETIQWLEDYLARYSGALFLVTHDRYFLDRVTNRIVEIDRGTTQTFSGNYSYYLEKKEAEEMRRGIEYEKRKQLMKQELAWLRRGAKARTTKQKARVDRAEEMLSAPREKPKQEIEIGAVGRRLGTKVIEFEKVSKRYGHLVLVKDFTFILQRGDRIGIIGPNGTGKTTLLDMVIERIKPDAGKISLGTTVHVGYYDQENRRMNEDQRLIDYVKEAGENLPTAEGMTISASQMAERFLFPPAMQFAPISKLSGGERRRLYLLRLLMEAPNVLLLDEPTNDLDIPTLVALESYLDTFAGSVIAVSHDRYFLDRVVDRVLRFEGDGRIREYPGNYSAFLDIRDREERERLSAETPKKVSKQIEKTVEPKQRKLSFKEKKELDALESQITTDENRKSEIEAALNTSGSDYKATSALIAELTELSVRLDKALERWVELGNV from the coding sequence ATGCCCGTCCTCACCGCACTCAACCTCAGCAAAGACTTCCGCAATAAGCCGCTATTTTCAGCGGTTACATTTGGTATTGACTGGACAGACCGCGTTGGACTGATTGGGGTCAATGGCTCGGGCAAAACCACGCTAATTCGCGTCCTGGCTGGCGAGATGCCTTCGGATACCGGTGAGGTCATCGTTGCCGAAGGCGCGCAGATCGGCTACCTTCCGCAGGAGCCCAAGTTCGACTCCAAGCTCTCCGTTCTGGATGCGCTATTTTCGAAAAGCAGCGCCGCGATGCAGCTTATTCACGACTACGAAGCGGCGTGTGCCGCGCTGGCGCACGATCACGCGAACGAGAAGCTGCTCACGCAAATGACCGAACTCTCTCACCAGATCGATGCCGCCGGCGCGTGGGAGTTGGAGACAAACGCGAAGACAATTCTCGCGCAACTTGGCATCCACGATACCGAGCAAATTGTCGGCACACTTTCCGGTGGTCAGCGCAAGCGGGTCGCACTCGCGCATGCGCTCATCATTCGGCCGGACTTGCTGATACTCGATGAACCGACGAATCATCTCGATGCCGAGACGATCCAATGGCTCGAGGATTATCTGGCTCGGTATTCCGGTGCACTGTTTCTTGTAACGCACGATCGCTATTTCCTCGACCGCGTCACGAATCGGATTGTCGAGATCGATCGTGGCACGACACAGACGTTCTCCGGTAATTATTCCTACTATCTCGAAAAGAAAGAAGCGGAAGAGATGCGCCGCGGCATCGAGTATGAGAAGCGAAAGCAACTCATGAAGCAAGAGCTGGCATGGCTCCGGCGCGGTGCGAAAGCACGGACGACCAAGCAAAAGGCGCGCGTCGATCGGGCGGAAGAGATGCTTTCGGCGCCGCGCGAAAAACCGAAGCAGGAAATCGAGATCGGCGCCGTTGGCAGGAGGCTTGGGACCAAAGTGATCGAGTTTGAAAAAGTCTCGAAGCGCTATGGCCATCTCGTGCTTGTCAAGGATTTCACGTTCATTTTACAGCGCGGCGATCGCATCGGAATCATTGGTCCGAATGGGACCGGCAAAACGACTCTGCTCGACATGGTTATCGAACGGATCAAGCCGGACGCTGGTAAGATCAGTCTTGGCACTACGGTTCACGTCGGCTATTACGATCAGGAGAATCGCCGCATGAACGAGGACCAGCGTCTGATCGATTACGTCAAAGAAGCTGGTGAGAACCTACCGACCGCCGAGGGTATGACAATCAGTGCGAGCCAGATGGCCGAGCGATTCTTGTTTCCACCAGCGATGCAGTTCGCGCCGATCTCGAAACTTAGTGGTGGCGAGCGACGGCGGCTATACTTACTTCGCCTCCTGATGGAAGCACCGAACGTCCTGCTGCTTGATGAGCCGACGAACGATCTCGACATCCCGACGCTCGTCGCGCTCGAATCCTATCTTGATACGTTTGCAGGTAGTGTCATTGCTGTAAGCCACGATCGGTATTTCCTCGATCGTGTGGTCGATCGCGTGCTCCGCTTCGAAGGTGATGGCCGTATTCGGGAATATCCGGGCAACTACAGTGCCTTTCTGGATATTCGAGATAGAGAAGAACGCGAACGCCTTTCGGCCGAAACGCCGAAGAAGGTTTCGAAGCAAATAGAAAAGACGGTCGAGCCCAAGCAGCGAAAGCTCTCTTTCAAAGAGAAGAAAGAGCTGGACGCTCTCGAATCGCAGATTACCACCGACGAGAACAGAAAATCCGAGATCGAAGCCGCGCTGAACACGTCCGGATCCGACTATAAAGCGACAAGTGCACTCATCGCGGAGCTGACAGAATTGAGCGTGCGTCTCGACAAAGCTTTGGAGCGATGGGTGGAGTTAGGAAATGTCTAA
- a CDS encoding SLBB domain-containing protein, with protein MNSNRIRLLLLILFVMVAGLPGAGHAQLSTSEVFSSYQNRLGVADTTTEKLLAGRRGGSAFESQPLEGTIDPNTYILGPGDGLYLNVYAMHSLDQDLTVTPEGKVIIPRIGEAQVAGLTLTAAQKLVATLLSREYKTPDATLSMRRVRPVKISLLGEVLQPGIQTATVLQRVSEVIDRSGGMLKTSSLRGIEIRSATGAIRARADLLRYYALGDLSANPTIEGGDVIIVPPAMQSVTIYGGVAEPQRMEFVQGDSLSTVIALARGLLPAAITDSIELARFSASDPSHAQRTYVDYQHGQNPALQDGDQIFIRSLTQYHVQRYASVNGEVPFPGRFSIEPGTTRLKDLLDRAGGTLPTASLDEAVLIRRVGVGSWETDPEFRRIMQIAPLRKEGMTEQEYGYYTARADQFFRSTMVVNFKSLMTKNDQSQNILLREQDSIYIPRALGYVTVSGSVNQQGNVVYIEGGAYEDYIAKAGGFASNADRGAVRVVNPKTGSYIDPRSSRDYKIAPGDMIIVPAEHSEFWKDVATFTALTAQVLTLVAGIYLLLKK; from the coding sequence TTGAATTCAAACCGCATTCGCCTTCTTCTCCTAATCCTGTTCGTGATGGTAGCCGGTTTGCCAGGAGCCGGGCACGCTCAGTTGAGCACGAGCGAAGTTTTCTCGTCATACCAAAATCGGCTTGGGGTCGCCGATACCACGACCGAGAAGTTGCTCGCTGGCCGCCGAGGTGGTTCGGCATTCGAATCCCAACCGCTTGAAGGGACGATCGACCCGAATACCTATATACTGGGTCCGGGTGATGGTCTGTACTTGAACGTGTATGCCATGCACTCGCTCGATCAGGACCTGACCGTGACGCCAGAGGGCAAAGTAATCATTCCACGCATCGGTGAGGCGCAGGTTGCGGGACTGACACTCACAGCGGCCCAAAAGCTGGTGGCAACCCTGCTATCGCGGGAATATAAGACGCCGGACGCAACGCTCTCCATGCGCCGCGTTCGACCGGTCAAAATATCATTGCTGGGTGAAGTGCTCCAGCCTGGAATCCAGACAGCGACAGTGCTTCAACGGGTCAGCGAGGTAATCGACCGGTCCGGTGGAATGCTGAAGACCTCGTCGCTTCGCGGCATCGAGATCCGTTCGGCGACCGGTGCCATCCGGGCGCGTGCCGATCTGTTGCGATATTACGCGCTCGGTGATCTGAGTGCCAACCCGACGATTGAAGGTGGCGATGTCATCATCGTCCCACCAGCAATGCAATCGGTAACAATCTATGGCGGCGTTGCGGAACCGCAACGGATGGAATTTGTCCAGGGCGATTCCCTTTCGACCGTGATCGCGCTTGCACGCGGATTACTCCCAGCGGCGATAACAGATTCGATCGAACTTGCGCGATTTAGTGCCAGCGATCCATCGCACGCGCAACGAACATATGTTGATTATCAGCATGGCCAAAATCCTGCGCTTCAGGATGGAGATCAAATCTTTATTCGGTCGCTGACTCAATATCATGTACAACGATATGCAAGTGTCAATGGCGAAGTGCCGTTTCCAGGCCGGTTTTCGATCGAGCCTGGCACGACACGCCTGAAGGACCTTCTCGACCGTGCCGGTGGAACATTGCCAACGGCCTCGCTCGATGAGGCAGTCCTGATTCGTCGTGTTGGGGTAGGCTCATGGGAGACCGATCCCGAATTTCGCCGCATCATGCAGATCGCACCACTGCGAAAGGAAGGCATGACCGAGCAGGAATACGGTTACTATACCGCGCGAGCCGATCAGTTCTTTCGCTCGACTATGGTCGTGAACTTCAAGTCGCTTATGACGAAGAACGATCAGTCCCAGAATATCTTATTGCGCGAGCAGGACTCGATCTATATTCCTCGCGCGCTTGGGTATGTCACCGTTTCCGGCAGTGTAAATCAGCAAGGAAATGTTGTCTACATCGAAGGTGGTGCATACGAAGACTACATTGCAAAGGCCGGCGGCTTTGCATCCAATGCCGACCGAGGCGCGGTCCGGGTCGTGAATCCGAAGACCGGTTCATACATCGATCCTCGGTCTTCGCGTGACTACAAAATAGCGCCGGGCGACATGATTATTGTACCGGCGGAGCATTCAGAATTTTGGAAAGACGTGGCGACCTTTACGGCACTGACGGCACAAGTCTTAACCCTCGTCGCCGGTATTTATCTCCTGCTTAAGAAGTAA
- a CDS encoding YebC/PmpR family DNA-binding transcriptional regulator, with product MSGHSKWSQIKRKKAITDRNRGRLFTRFIREIMIAAREGGGDPTGNPRLRFAIEQARKNSMPADNIKRAIARGAGGEGGAALVEGAYEVYGPAGVAIIVETATDNKNRTIGEIRHVLSKFGGNLGESGSVSWMFTKAGTITVPRTAASEDKLLELALDAGAEDLKTDDPDFFEIRTAPSDFGKVRDALVNANISIEEAKVSMIAENLVPISGADATKLVSLMEALEDNDDVQNVFSNADIDESALAEA from the coding sequence ATGAGTGGACACAGCAAATGGTCGCAGATTAAGCGGAAGAAAGCAATCACCGACCGCAATCGTGGACGACTTTTCACGCGGTTTATCCGGGAGATTATGATTGCGGCGCGTGAAGGCGGCGGCGATCCGACGGGAAATCCGCGTCTGCGATTCGCGATCGAGCAGGCACGAAAGAACTCCATGCCAGCTGATAATATCAAGCGGGCGATTGCGCGCGGCGCGGGTGGTGAAGGCGGCGCGGCGCTCGTCGAAGGAGCCTACGAGGTCTATGGTCCGGCGGGTGTCGCAATTATTGTGGAGACTGCGACCGACAACAAAAACCGTACGATTGGCGAGATCCGCCACGTCCTCAGCAAGTTTGGCGGCAATCTCGGAGAATCTGGCTCTGTCAGTTGGATGTTCACCAAGGCAGGTACGATTACGGTGCCACGGACTGCTGCCAGCGAGGACAAACTGCTCGAACTTGCGCTTGATGCCGGTGCCGAAGATCTGAAAACAGACGATCCGGATTTCTTCGAGATCCGTACCGCGCCCTCTGATTTCGGCAAAGTTCGCGATGCGTTGGTCAATGCGAATATCTCGATCGAGGAAGCAAAAGTCAGCATGATTGCGGAGAACCTCGTGCCGATCTCCGGGGCGGACGCAACCAAACTCGTAAGCCTCATGGAAGCACTCGAAGACAACGACGACGTGCAGAACGTGTTCTCGAATGCGGACATCGATGAATCGGCACTGGCCGAAGCATAA
- a CDS encoding amidohydrolase family protein: MMVYKILSVCFWVVLSPAITFCQHATLFKDVRVFDGLNVLPQTNVLIEGEKITKMGHGFDVPIGTDTIDGMGKTLLPGLIDAHAHVGGNALEDAIMAGVTTVLDMGGDSDRAIPQDGLSRADIFWAGQSINTNNLSNNARPVPPATMSDTVDLRLAHGSDYINIDDVCGTTGALKRNLLAIVEATHKRGRLVVAHLTCDARECIQAGIDGLICDPAALDSSVMRLARAHNVFVVPSLASLFWQSGGSNAELAFDSNIRAYLPQTSANNLARPFPGGGAAINYSDAERSTKSLQLAHVHVLAGTDAPNPGTAFGVSMHREMELLAKAGMTPVHALAAATGFVADAFHLGDRGHIHTGFRADLLLVNGDPTTTITDTRSIVGVWKRGHMLDRTAYLAKCAEQRHSTGMR; encoded by the coding sequence ATGATGGTCTACAAAATACTCAGTGTTTGTTTTTGGGTCGTTCTCTCGCCTGCCATTACATTTTGCCAGCATGCCACACTCTTCAAAGACGTCCGAGTTTTCGATGGCCTCAATGTGCTGCCGCAGACAAACGTCCTCATCGAAGGCGAGAAGATCACGAAAATGGGGCATGGCTTTGATGTGCCGATTGGCACGGACACGATCGATGGCATGGGCAAGACACTGCTGCCGGGACTCATCGATGCGCACGCGCATGTCGGTGGGAATGCGCTGGAAGATGCGATCATGGCCGGCGTGACGACTGTACTCGACATGGGAGGCGATTCGGATCGTGCGATCCCGCAGGATGGTCTCTCGCGTGCCGACATTTTTTGGGCCGGGCAGTCGATCAATACGAACAATCTGTCTAACAACGCTCGCCCCGTTCCTCCGGCTACGATGTCGGATACAGTCGATCTGCGTCTTGCACATGGATCCGACTATATCAATATCGACGATGTTTGTGGAACAACTGGCGCCTTAAAACGGAATCTTCTCGCAATTGTAGAGGCGACCCATAAGCGCGGACGACTTGTCGTTGCGCACCTTACTTGTGATGCGCGAGAGTGTATTCAAGCGGGAATCGATGGCTTAATCTGCGACCCCGCCGCATTGGATTCATCTGTCATGCGGCTGGCCCGAGCGCACAATGTCTTTGTCGTCCCGAGTCTGGCATCGCTCTTCTGGCAATCTGGCGGCAGCAACGCAGAGCTTGCATTCGACTCGAATATCAGGGCCTATCTGCCGCAAACGAGCGCGAACAACCTTGCGAGACCATTTCCCGGCGGTGGCGCCGCGATTAATTATTCGGACGCCGAGCGATCGACCAAGTCCTTGCAGCTTGCACACGTTCACGTCTTAGCCGGCACGGACGCGCCGAATCCCGGGACTGCCTTTGGTGTAAGCATGCACCGCGAGATGGAGCTGTTGGCAAAAGCAGGAATGACTCCTGTTCACGCATTAGCGGCCGCCACCGGATTTGTTGCGGATGCCTTCCATCTTGGCGATCGCGGTCACATTCATACTGGCTTTCGTGCGGATCTGTTGCTCGTCAATGGCGATCCAACTACAACCATAACGGACACGCGGAGTATCGTCGGAGTATGGAAGCGAGGGCACATGCTGGACCGAACAGCGTATCTTGCTAAGTGCGCAGAGCAACGCCATTCGACAGGTATGCGGTAG
- a CDS encoding Wzz/FepE/Etk N-terminal domain-containing protein has translation MSSHPNGQTTTQYAKARPDFWLLLVRHVKLIILGAFLGGLVLFVYAKFLPETYQATATVLPPERSGSGGMLAFLANTSSAFDFLKNGAGADNPTLDLFKTIVESRTIAEDVARDSIVHDYLKRSDTSWKGIVGQLQGSLSSEAMRTGMFTVSIKLRTPRFPSAHQRDSVRMMTAYIANTFVSALDRFNRDRLMTSARNTRVFIEAEHQLKMAQLDSSYARLQQFQETHQAISLPEQLAATVSAAATLTGQIQQTEMELGVESHELEASSPRVKALTAQLDASKAALAKYDDGGAGEYVIALKNAPALARELAGYMRETKVLEQVTGFLRQELEEQRINEERDLPSLQILDRALPPTGPTAPNTKLFGIVGLILGLFGTMGFVWVRSFVLDIRDRPAVHYRLVNIMRTARHGKRATLLAPTEIVAEQSPSA, from the coding sequence ATGTCATCTCATCCAAACGGTCAGACCACTACGCAATACGCCAAAGCGCGTCCAGATTTCTGGCTGCTGCTGGTTCGCCACGTAAAGCTCATAATCCTGGGAGCATTCCTTGGCGGATTGGTGCTGTTCGTATATGCCAAGTTCCTGCCTGAGACGTATCAAGCGACGGCGACGGTGCTGCCTCCGGAACGCTCGGGATCTGGCGGAATGCTTGCCTTCCTTGCGAATACTTCGTCCGCGTTCGACTTTCTGAAGAATGGCGCGGGCGCTGACAATCCCACCCTCGATCTGTTTAAGACCATCGTCGAATCTCGCACGATTGCCGAGGACGTGGCTCGTGATTCGATCGTTCACGATTATCTGAAGCGGAGCGATACCAGTTGGAAAGGGATTGTTGGTCAGTTGCAGGGAAGCCTTTCGAGCGAGGCCATGCGAACGGGAATGTTCACGGTGAGCATCAAACTTCGCACACCGCGATTTCCATCCGCGCATCAGCGGGACTCCGTGCGCATGATGACTGCCTATATCGCGAATACATTCGTTAGCGCGCTCGACCGGTTCAATCGAGACCGGTTGATGACCAGCGCTCGCAACACCCGAGTATTTATTGAGGCTGAACATCAACTCAAGATGGCACAGCTCGATAGCTCGTATGCACGGCTTCAACAATTTCAGGAAACGCATCAGGCTATTTCTCTTCCGGAGCAACTCGCGGCAACCGTCTCTGCCGCGGCGACCCTGACCGGCCAAATCCAGCAGACCGAGATGGAGTTAGGTGTCGAATCCCACGAACTCGAAGCATCATCGCCACGCGTCAAAGCACTGACGGCGCAACTCGATGCTTCGAAAGCGGCACTCGCAAAGTACGATGACGGTGGGGCCGGCGAATACGTGATCGCGCTGAAGAATGCTCCGGCGCTTGCTCGCGAACTTGCGGGTTACATGCGTGAAACGAAGGTGCTCGAGCAAGTCACTGGTTTCCTCCGGCAGGAGCTCGAAGAGCAACGGATCAACGAAGAACGCGACCTGCCCTCATTGCAGATTCTCGACCGCGCGCTGCCACCCACTGGACCCACAGCGCCAAATACAAAATTGTTTGGCATCGTGGGACTGATCCTTGGATTGTTTGGAACGATGGGGTTCGTCTGGGTGCGATCCTTTGTTCTGGATATTCGCGACCGGCCTGCGGTCCATTACCGGCTGGTCAATATCATGCGGACCGCTCGGCATGGCAAGCGCGCTACGCTGCTGGCCCCGACCGAGATCGTGGCCGAACAATCTCCGAGTGCGTAA
- a CDS encoding lipocalin family protein, with translation MQHFGNIQLIAAVCAFGLLGCAASKTDLPVVKSIDLQKYLGTWHEIMRLPNSFESGLTCVSATYSLKENGDIKVVNSGHKIDEPATIKTATGTAWIPNRDEPTKLKVRFFWPFYGNYWILALDDDYKYVMIGEPKRQYLWILARDKSLPARTIDALRAQAKAQGFDVAKLEQIAQDCS, from the coding sequence ATGCAGCATTTTGGAAATATTCAGCTAATCGCCGCGGTATGTGCGTTCGGACTTTTGGGCTGTGCCGCCTCGAAGACCGACCTTCCGGTTGTCAAGAGTATTGACCTCCAAAAATACTTAGGCACATGGCATGAAATTATGCGGTTGCCAAATAGCTTTGAGTCCGGATTGACTTGCGTTTCTGCTACCTACTCGCTCAAGGAAAATGGTGATATTAAAGTCGTAAACTCCGGGCATAAGATTGACGAACCTGCAACGATCAAGACCGCGACGGGAACGGCGTGGATCCCCAACCGTGATGAACCCACTAAACTAAAAGTCAGATTTTTTTGGCCATTCTATGGCAACTATTGGATCCTCGCCTTGGACGATGACTATAAGTACGTAATGATCGGCGAACCGAAAAGACAATATCTCTGGATACTTGCTCGGGATAAATCGCTTCCTGCCCGGACAATCGACGCACTGAGGGCTCAAGCGAAGGCCCAAGGATTTGATGTTGCCAAACTGGAGCAAATCGCCCAAGACTGTTCTTAG